The following are from one region of the Stanieria sp. NIES-3757 genome:
- a CDS encoding protein with type I secretion target domain and SCP-like extracellular domain — protein MDPTNGNDLIFGDSGANLINALAGDDTVFGDNGNDTLNGNDDNDYLYGDYGNDLLHGGDGNDVVIGSWDNDSLYGGNGNDILGFSSSHDEIGNDYLNGGNGNDELYAGTGNDTLQGGVGNDSVFGGTGNDIIAGGQRGNHIEIDRLTGASGSDRFLLGDHLGNAYSVAGNQDYVVITDFQKGQDSVFLDLGDYTLGASPINQISGTAIYQGDELIGILAEVNQFNLVFEDGVSRTVLKSLGLGIEAG, from the coding sequence ATGGATCCTACTAACGGCAATGACCTAATCTTTGGAGATTCAGGTGCTAATTTGATTAATGCGCTTGCTGGTGACGACACTGTGTTTGGAGATAATGGCAACGATACCTTAAATGGTAATGATGATAATGATTATTTGTATGGTGATTATGGCAATGATCTTTTACATGGTGGAGATGGTAACGATGTTGTAATCGGCAGTTGGGATAATGACAGTTTATATGGGGGGAATGGCAACGATATCCTTGGTTTTAGTAGTAGTCATGATGAGATTGGCAATGACTACTTAAATGGTGGTAATGGCAATGACGAATTGTATGCTGGTACTGGTAATGATACCCTCCAAGGTGGCGTAGGTAATGACTCTGTCTTTGGTGGTACTGGCAATGATATTATTGCTGGAGGTCAGAGAGGAAATCACATAGAGATTGATCGCCTTACAGGTGCTTCTGGTTCGGATCGATTTTTGTTGGGAGATCATCTTGGTAATGCTTATTCTGTTGCTGGCAATCAAGATTATGTTGTAATTACCGATTTTCAAAAAGGTCAGGATAGCGTTTTTCTGGACTTGGGAGATTATACTTTGGGTGCTTCTCCGATTAATCAGATTTCAGGTACAGCAATTTATCAAGGCGACGAATTGATTGGTATTTTGGCAGAAGTTAATCAATTTAATCTTGTTTTTGAAGATGGAGTTTCTCGAACTGTTCTTAAAAGCTTAGGTTTGGGAATTGAAGCAGGGTAG
- a CDS encoding ABC transporter ATP-binding protein, whose translation MKYQSVRQHSEEDCGAACLASITKYYGKTFTINCIREAVGTGQQGTTLLGLKQGANRLGFNARGVKVSFEVINKQAMPLPAIIHWKGYHWVVLYGKKGKKYIIADPATGIRYLDTKSLGEAWLDGVMLLLEPDPIRFFTQKDEKDKIGGFGRFLKRVLPYRGIVGQALLLNSILGLLSLASPFLLQILTDDVLVRGDNQLLTRVAIAVVIMHFVSSNLQLVQSNLIAHFSQRLQLGLILEFGRQILRLPLQYYESRRSGEVVSRLEDIQAINQLVSQVVVSLPSQFFIAVVSLSFMVFYSAKLALVGIAIALVMTVSTIVFLPTLHQKTRSLLVLSAENQGVLVETFKGAITLKTTAAEPQFWEELQNRFSRFANFTFSTMQIGIVNGTFSTLVSNVGSIALLWFGSSLVIGKELTIGQLLAFNSMNTNFTTFISTAISFVDEFTRVKTATQRLTEVIDATPEIVEEQPKPWVRIPDNINIICTNLNFHHPGRVDLLEDFSLTIPGGQVIALIGKSGCGKSTLAKMIAGLYPPQSGNIRFGIYNQQDLSLDCLRQQVVLVPQDAHFWSRSITENFRLGNPEISFECIVEACQITGADEFISKLPDKYQTVLGEFGSNLSGGQRQRLAIARAIVNNPPVLILDESTGALDPVSEAEVLENLLFHRQGKTTIMISHRPPVIGRADWIVLLEQGRLQVQGSLAKLRYQAGEHLKFLML comes from the coding sequence ATGAAATACCAGTCGGTTAGACAACACAGTGAAGAAGACTGTGGTGCAGCTTGTCTAGCTTCTATTACCAAATACTATGGTAAAACCTTTACGATTAATTGTATTCGAGAAGCAGTAGGAACAGGACAGCAAGGCACTACTTTATTGGGATTAAAACAAGGAGCAAACAGACTAGGTTTTAATGCCCGAGGAGTCAAAGTTTCGTTTGAAGTCATTAATAAACAAGCTATGCCTCTGCCAGCGATTATTCACTGGAAAGGTTATCATTGGGTAGTTTTATACGGGAAAAAAGGCAAAAAATACATTATTGCCGACCCTGCTACTGGGATTCGCTATTTAGATACCAAATCGTTAGGAGAAGCTTGGCTAGATGGGGTAATGCTGCTTCTAGAACCCGATCCGATCCGCTTTTTTACGCAGAAAGATGAAAAAGACAAAATAGGGGGTTTTGGGCGTTTTTTAAAGCGAGTTTTGCCTTATCGGGGTATCGTTGGTCAGGCTTTACTACTTAACTCCATCTTGGGTTTATTATCTCTTGCTTCTCCCTTTTTATTGCAAATTTTAACTGATGATGTTTTAGTTCGTGGGGATAATCAATTACTAACTAGAGTTGCCATTGCTGTAGTAATAATGCACTTCGTTAGTAGTAACCTTCAATTGGTTCAATCTAACTTGATCGCTCACTTTTCTCAACGATTGCAATTAGGGTTGATTCTGGAGTTTGGCAGGCAAATTTTACGATTACCTTTGCAATACTACGAATCCCGTCGTAGCGGTGAGGTTGTCAGCCGTTTAGAAGATATTCAAGCCATTAATCAACTTGTTTCCCAAGTAGTGGTTAGTTTACCCAGTCAATTTTTTATTGCGGTGGTTTCCTTAAGTTTCATGGTGTTTTACAGTGCCAAACTTGCATTGGTAGGAATAGCGATCGCTCTTGTGATGACTGTTTCTACTATAGTTTTTTTACCCACTCTCCACCAAAAGACTCGTAGCCTTCTAGTACTATCAGCAGAAAATCAAGGTGTTTTGGTAGAAACCTTTAAAGGTGCGATCACACTCAAAACTACGGCTGCTGAACCTCAATTTTGGGAGGAATTACAAAACCGTTTTAGTCGCTTTGCCAATTTTACTTTCAGCACAATGCAAATTGGTATCGTTAACGGGACTTTTTCAACCTTGGTTTCTAATGTTGGCAGTATTGCCTTGCTTTGGTTTGGTAGCAGCTTAGTGATTGGTAAAGAGTTGACTATTGGTCAATTGTTGGCATTCAACAGCATGAACACCAATTTCACTACTTTTATTAGTACGGCAATTAGTTTTGTCGATGAATTTACCAGAGTTAAAACTGCTACCCAACGACTTACGGAAGTAATTGATGCTACACCAGAAATTGTTGAAGAACAACCAAAACCTTGGGTGAGAATTCCTGACAATATCAATATTATTTGTACCAATCTCAACTTTCACCATCCTGGCAGAGTTGACCTTTTAGAAGACTTTTCCCTTACTATTCCTGGCGGACAAGTGATTGCTTTGATTGGTAAATCTGGCTGTGGCAAAAGCACTTTAGCCAAAATGATTGCAGGATTATATCCTCCTCAGTCTGGTAATATCCGCTTCGGTATTTACAACCAACAAGACTTGTCTCTAGATTGTCTGCGTCAACAAGTGGTTTTAGTTCCTCAAGATGCTCATTTTTGGAGTCGGTCGATTACAGAAAATTTTCGTTTAGGTAATCCCGAAATTTCCTTTGAGTGTATTGTCGAAGCGTGTCAAATTACTGGTGCTGATGAATTTATTAGTAAACTACCCGATAAATATCAAACTGTTTTAGGAGAGTTTGGTTCTAATTTATCTGGAGGACAAAGACAAAGATTAGCGATCGCAAGGGCAATTGTCAACAATCCACCAGTTTTAATTTTAGATGAATCTACTGGTGCGCTCGACCCAGTTAGTGAAGCTGAAGTTTTAGAAAATCTGTTGTTTCATCGACAGGGTAAAACCACAATTATGATTAGCCACCGTCCGCCAGTAATTGGACGAGCAGATTGGATTGTACTACTAGAGCAAGGACGTTTACAAGTTCAAGGTTCTCTAGCTAAATTACGTTATCAGGCTGGAGAACATTTGAAATTTTTGATGCTTTGA